Below is a window of Acidimicrobiales bacterium DNA.
GGGTGCTGCAGCGGCCGCTCGACGAGGTCGCGCATGCGGGCCTTCACGTGCGCGAGGCCGCCGACGTCCTCCCAGGTGACCGTGGGGAAGGTGATCAGCGACTCGCGCATCGCCGCGGGGTGGACGTGGGAGAGGGCGGCCTCGAAGTCCTCGCGCAAGACGACGAGGTCCTCGGGGCGAGGGAACGACGCCAGCGAGGGCGACTCGACGAACTGTGTCGAGTTCCGCCGGAGGGCGTTCAGCCCGGCCTCGCGTGAGAGCTCCATCAGGTCGGCGCCGACGAAGCCGTAGGCGCGCTCGGCGACGTCGGGGAGTGCCTCGAGCGCCCCGTCGTCGAGCGGCATCTCGCGCGTGAGGACGCGCAGGATCTGCTCGCGCGCCTCCACCGGCGGCGTCGGGAAGTAGATCTCCCGGTCGAAGCGCCCCGCCCGCCGCAGCGCCGGGTCGATCGCCTCGACCCGGTTGGTGGTGCCGATCACGAGCACCCCCTCGGCGCGCTTCAGCCCGTCGAGGAGGGCGAGCAGCTGGGTCACCGACCGTGCGTCGGAGTGGCTCGTCGCGGTGCGCCGCACGGGGGCGATCGCGTCGAGCTCGTCGATGAAGATGATCGAGGGAGGGCTGAGGCTCGCCTCGGCGAAGATCTTGCGGAGGTTGGCCTCGGTCTCGCCGGAGTAGGTGCCGACCACCTCGGGGCCGTTGATGTAGAAGAGCTGGGCGTTGATCTCGTTCGCGACGCTGCGGGCGAGGAGCGTCTTGCCGGTACCGGGCGCCCCATAGAAGATCACGCCGCGGGGCGGGTTGATGCCTAACTGGCGGTAGACCTGGGGGAAGACGAGCGGCAGCTCGACGAACTCGCGCACCTCGCGGATCTGCGCGCCGAGGCCGCCGACGTCCTCGAAGGTGGTGTCGAGCACGGTCTCGGACATCTGCTCGTCGCCGTGGACGTGGTCCTCCGAGTCGTGGTCGTGGTCGCCCTGGATCAGCCAGACGATCGTCTCGTCGTTGACGACCCCCTCGTCGCCCTGGACGAAGTGCACGTCGTAGGTCACGCCGGCGAGGGCGTCGGGGAGACGCACGTAGAGGATCATCCCGGGGCGCACCGCGACGCGCTGCTCGGTAAGGGCGCGCTTCAACATCGGGACGAGCTGCGGGTTGTAGCGCTGGCTCATGTCGATCCCCGGCACGAGGGCGAGCTCCGCGGTGGCCTCGGGCTGCACGACCTCGATGGTCACCTTCTCGTGCGGATAGGCCTTCAGCGCCTGGCGGGTGAAGCGGTCGATGCGGATCGAGCCCTCGCCGGGCTCGTCGACCGTATCGACCAGCCTGCAGAGCGCCTTGCGGCCGCGCTCGGTGCTGATGCGGAGGACCTCACCGGCCCCGACACCGAGAGCGGCGCGTACGTCGGGGGCGGCGAAGACCGCGCACAGCCGCGCCTCGCGGTAGTCCACCGGCCTGGGGTCGAGCACTGCCTGCTGGGACATGCGGGTTCCGTTCGAGAAAACGCGCCCGCACCTGCGGGCGTGGCCGATCTCTTCTATCAGGGTTCGGCTTTGGCGGCCCAGCCCGACGACTGTCCGTCGCCAGACGATCGCCACCGCACGAGGTCAGCCTTGGCTACGGTCCTCTGATACTCCACGACGACCCGCTCAGCGCCCACGTCGCCGAATCGATCCTCCACAGCCGGCGGAACGGCGTACCGGTCCTCGGAGGCGTGCTCGGCGTGCACGCCGTCGCCAACAACCGCACGGGCCGCGCGGCGAGACCGCTCGCCCTCGCGCCCCCGAGCGACCGCATCGCGACCATGGAGATCGCGATGCTGGCCGACTTCGCGCTCGGTGGCGCCCTCCGGCGCACAACGGGCCCGGACCATCCGCTCCCGACGGTAACGCTCGACCTCCAGCTGACCGGCGAAGTGCGGAGCGCGTCGCAACTCGTGACATGGCCCTCCTCGACGGTGGCGATCGAGGGGGGCCTCGGCAGCGCGACCGCCTCGATCGAGGAGGGCGACGTCGTCCTCGGCCAGTGCAGCGCGCTGTTCTCCGTCTCGCCGTCGGCGACGCGCGTCGCGCCGCTCCCCTGGGACGTCGACACCGAGGGGGAGGCCACGAGTACCGGCGAGGAGCAGCTCACCTTGGCCGAGCGCAACCTCGTCGGCCTCATCTCCGGTCACGCCGGCACCTCGGGCTCCCGGTCCTGGTCCGAGAGCCTCATCGAGAGCCTCTTCGCGCCGCGCGCGGCCGGGGAGGCCCGCCGGTCGGTGACGCCGGAGGCCTTCATGACCAATCGCGGCGGCTTCTTGCAGGGTGGCGTGCTCTTCGCCGTGGCCGCTCATGCTGCGCTCGAGG
It encodes the following:
- a CDS encoding AAA family ATPase, encoding MSQQAVLDPRPVDYREARLCAVFAAPDVRAALGVGAGEVLRISTERGRKALCRLVDTVDEPGEGSIRIDRFTRQALKAYPHEKVTIEVVQPEATAELALVPGIDMSQRYNPQLVPMLKRALTEQRVAVRPGMILYVRLPDALAGVTYDVHFVQGDEGVVNDETIVWLIQGDHDHDSEDHVHGDEQMSETVLDTTFEDVGGLGAQIREVREFVELPLVFPQVYRQLGINPPRGVIFYGAPGTGKTLLARSVANEINAQLFYINGPEVVGTYSGETEANLRKIFAEASLSPPSIIFIDELDAIAPVRRTATSHSDARSVTQLLALLDGLKRAEGVLVIGTTNRVEAIDPALRRAGRFDREIYFPTPPVEAREQILRVLTREMPLDDGALEALPDVAERAYGFVGADLMELSREAGLNALRRNSTQFVESPSLASFPRPEDLVVLREDFEAALSHVHPAAMRESLITFPTVTWEDVGGLAHVKARMRDLVERPLQHPDLFVRAGLSSNLGVLLYGPPGTGKTLLAQAIAREAGVNFLPVQGPELFSQWLGESEESVRHIFNVARRASPCIVFFDQLDAVLPKRSDLEHEGTRAPQRVVNQLLAELDGMEQRSQVIVIGATNRISMVDSAALRPGRFGVHLEVGLPEAADRDEILRIHLRRANLEAGLSMDELVAHLVPLTEGLAGADLAFLCQTAKLAAMEAVDFLDDARVGIGHFDALIAELSPSP
- a CDS encoding PaaI family thioesterase, producing MLGVHAVANNRTGRAARPLALAPPSDRIATMEIAMLADFALGGALRRTTGPDHPLPTVTLDLQLTGEVRSASQLVTWPSSTVAIEGGLGSATASIEEGDVVLGQCSALFSVSPSATRVAPLPWDVDTEGEATSTGEEQLTLAERNLVGLISGHAGTSGSRSWSESLIESLFAPRAAGEARRSVTPEAFMTNRGGFLQGGVLFAVAAHAALEGGGDALRLASGHIEFISSAMPAAELTVSVEPLHETRRTVFTRAFVHQDGRLVANASFVARRR